gctTGAATGGCTAACTATAGATCCGATCCGATGGTTTGGGACCTCGTCATAATAGAATCTGGATCGAGAAGTGCAAATAGCGACCCGACTTGGGTTCCCCAGAACCTGGACTGTGGGAAATGTTAGGTCCAACACAACGcgccttcttttctttttgacaacGAGCGGAGCCTCTAGTCGGAACGAAGGGATATCGCAGTCTCTCCGGCTGCCGCCGTTGAGTAGTACAGATCGGAGAAGTTTTCTACTTCGTCTTGTCTTGATCTcgtgtgctttcttcttctctagtTCTGTTGTTCTTTTTTGGATTTCGTCGTTGTTTAAATGGTTGGTGGTCGGGGAGTGATGAATCTCGTTCGTTACAGCCATTTTATCAGAAATGTGCAGAATCCCACCGTTATTGTCTCATTCTGGGGGCGTTTGCAATCGTCATTTACTACCACCATCAACCATGACAAAGATCCCTCTTCCTCTGCATCATTTGACGACTACCCGTCATCGGAATTGGTGGGTTACCTGGTGAGCTCGTGTGGGTTACCTTCAGAAGCAGCCGCAGGCATATGCAGGAAGTTAGGAAGCAGGGCTAGCGTTCAAAAAGCGAGGATGATAATCGATTTCTTAAAGGAGAGCGGTGTCTCGGACGTCCATGTCAGGAAAGCAATCACTATTAGTCCCATATTGCTGTCATCCGAGCTAGAGAAGACGGTGAAGCCCAAGGTGAGGGCCTTCCTCGATTGGGGCTTCTCTGCCCGTGATGTTGGTCAGATCATATCGATGAATTATCGTATCCTGAGGTCAAGTCTCGAGAAGAAGATCATGCCCGTAGTTTCTGAGCTGAGAGCCTTCCTCCCCAATGACAAGAGGGCGTTtgtttctatgaagaatttctTCTTCTGCTCGCTTCTGGGTCATGATGTGGAGAAAAGTATAGGGACCAATCTGTCGGCTCTGCGAAGGCTAGGCGTCGCAGACCGCTCTTTGTCGACCCTTTTAATACATTGGCCGATGCTACTGGGTAGGAAGCCATGCGCGTTAGAGAAGATGGTGGAGAGGGTTAAGGAATTGGGGATAGATAAGGATTCCCTTATGTTCCCCTACGCGTTGtttaccgtctccacaatgacGAAGCCGGTGTGGGATGCCAAAGTCGACGTGCTGAAGGGAGCCGGATGGACTCAGGAGAACATTCTTCTAGCGTTTAACAAGTACCCGCTCTTCATGACCATCTCCGCGAGCAATCTGAAGAAAAAATTGGAGTACTTTGACCAGGAACTCGGTTTCAAACCTTCCCGACTCGCCGCGAACCCGACTCGCTTGTTGTTCAGCATAGAGAAGAGGGTGACGCCTCGGCTGGCTGTGAGGAAGATCTTGATTTCTAAGAAGGTACTCAAGGAGAGGGAGGGATCGCTCGCAATTCTGGACATGAAAAAAGATAGGTTCTACAGAGAATACGTGCTTAAGCATAAGGATAAGTATCCAGATATTCTTGAAGTTTACAGCAGCAATACTAAACTTGATTCTGATGGATAAGCTTGTTATTCACAAGTAACAGCCGCCCTTATGTGCATTTTGGTCTCTGTTTTGGGGCATTTTCAGGATTCTTGGTGGATGAAGTTTGTAGTTGTAATTTTGGTGCACCCAACCTCTTGGGATGAGTTAGGCGAGAAAGATCAGAGCTTTGGGGCAATCAGTAGTGGACTTCATATAGGCTTGCTTGTTTCATTCTGGCACCAATTGCGCATTTGGGCCCACATGCAGCTGTTGGAAAGGTGCTGTGGTGTGAATCCTTGTGGATAAGTTGTCATCAAGCCGATAAAACAAGAAGTTTTCTTCTCTTGGTGACGTTTCAAATCCCTCCTTGTTGTTTTACGTTTGATATGCTGTTTGAATACTGACTGTAATGAATGCTGGTTGCTTGCTTCCGATTCGTCTACCTGATATAATTTTTGTGGTTCCTATAGAATGAAATTCTATTGCTGTCTGGTTTCTCAATTGATGAATTGAGGTGGTAATGGTCATCCACTGATGTTCCATTGGTGTTGCTTACAGCTTTGCAGGTAAGAAGCTGCATATGGAGACGCATAATTTTGTGAGGCTAGCTCGACATACAGTTTTTCATACTTCTAGTTATTCAGCTCATCAGTATTCAGCATATAATTATGTAAACTAGCGGTTGATAATGTTAAGGACCAGCATCAGGTTTTCTCCAAAAGCTGTAGCTTAATAAGCGCTTGATATACACATTTTTCTTTGCTCTTAGGGCTTTGTGTGGGAACATCGAaagcagatgaaaaaaaaatacggTTTCCATGTATTGGCAAAACATGTTTTACCAACATTTTGGAGTCCCAAATCCCACGAGTTGTTCAGAGCTTTCAATTGTGAGGCTTGTTTTGGCCATGCAGAAAAAGGGAGCTTGATTGCCGTTCCTCTTAGCTTGATGGAAAGAAGTGTTGCCACTTGCCAGCGACGCCGTATTCACAATACTGTTGAAATACAGCTTTGAGGATGGAGTTGCGTTTACTCCAAAGCTCAGATGGCGCTGAGGAGACTACAGTGGACCTCTAGTTAGCCCAAAGACCCTGTTCCTGGGCAGTGCCTAAAATGGAAAAGGACCAGAACAACATTCATCAATGGGCACCTTGTCTCAGACAAATCCCGTAATCTTGTTAACATGATCTTTTTGCTAATCGAC
Above is a window of Nymphaea colorata isolate Beijing-Zhang1983 chromosome 8, ASM883128v2, whole genome shotgun sequence DNA encoding:
- the LOC116259299 gene encoding uncharacterized protein LOC116259299; the protein is MVGGRGVMNLVRYSHFIRNVQNPTVIVSFWGRLQSSFTTTINHDKDPSSSASFDDYPSSELVGYLVSSCGLPSEAAAGICRKLGSRASVQKARMIIDFLKESGVSDVHVRKAITISPILLSSELEKTVKPKVRAFLDWGFSARDVGQIISMNYRILRSSLEKKIMPVVSELRAFLPNDKRAFVSMKNFFFCSLLGHDVEKSIGTNLSALRRLGVADRSLSTLLIHWPMLLGRKPCALEKMVERVKELGIDKDSLMFPYALFTVSTMTKPVWDAKVDVLKGAGWTQENILLAFNKYPLFMTISASNLKKKLEYFDQELGFKPSRLAANPTRLLFSIEKRVTPRLAVRKILISKKDSWWMKFVVVILVHPTSWDELGEKDQSFGAISSGLHIGLLVSFWHQLRIWAHMQLLERCCGVNPCG